CGGTATGCCGCGTCTTCCGGCGATCTCGAGCACACGGTCCATGTCGGCGCACTGACCGTAGAGGTGCACCAGGACGATCGCCTTCGTTCTGTCGGTCACCGCGCGCTCGAGCGCGTCGGGATCGACGGTGTAGCTCTCAGGGTCTATGTCGACGAAGACGGCCCTCGCCCCGATGTAGAGCACCGGCCAGGCGGTCGCCACGAAGCTCATCGAAACGCAGACGACCTCGTCCCCCGGCTCGACGCCGACACCGAGCATCGCCAGATGAAGCGCGCTCGTCCCACTGCTCGTTCCCGCACACTCGCCGACCCCGCAGTACTCGGCGAACTCCTCCTCGAACCGGCGGACGGCCGGACCGTTCGAGAAGCCCGAGTCCTCGAGGACGGAGTCGATGGCGGCGCGGATCTCGTCCTCCATCGATGTCGTCTGCGCCCTCAGGTCGATGATGGGAACGCGCGCGGCGTCTGATTCGTAGCTCACAAGAACAGCACCTTTCTACTTGCGGATCCGAAGTCCAAGCAGCACGAAGGGGCGAAGGAGCTGCCACCAGTCCCGAACGAGACGGATCTTCGTGTACTCGACCTTCCTCTCGTCCGGATAGCGCTTGGTGACCGGCACCTCGGCGACAGTGTACCTCAGCTCGTAGGCCTTCCAGTGAACGTAGTACTCGTACTCGTAGCCGTCCAGCCAGTCCTGCCCTATGTCGATGCGTGGGTCGTCGAGCATCGCGAGGCGGTACGCGCGGAAGCCGTTCGTCAGATCGGTACACCGTCTCCGCATCCACAGCGTGAAGAGGAAGCTGAGAACCTTGATCGCGACGAGCCGGAAGAGCGGGAGGTTCGGACTGGACCCACCGGGAAGGAAGCGGCTTCCCTGTACGTAGTCGGCACCCGCCAGAAGCGCCTCGACGAGACGGGGCACCTCGGCCGGATCGTCCTTCCCATTTCCGGCCATGACGACGAGGACATCGAAGTCGTTCTCGCGCGCGTACGCTACGCATCGCTTGATTGAGGCGCCGATGCCGCTCTGCGGCTGATCGAGCACATGGATACCGAGTTCCCGGAGATACTCCGGGCCGTCGTCCGTGGAACCGTCGTTGACGCCGATCACGTGGTCGGCGACGGGCAGAAGAAGTCTGTCCGCCCACAGTCTGAGCTTCGGTCCCTCGTTGTGAAACGGGAACATCAGCAGCACACGAGCGTTCTCATACACGCCCTCGGTAGCGGGGCGCCGCTCGCGGATGTCGTCTTCCTGCCTCACGCTACTCCGTGATCTTCTTGAGAAAGCGGGCGGGGTTGCCGACCCAGAGCTCGCCGGGCGGCACGTCCCTCGTGACGACAGCGCCCGCGCCGATGCCCGCGTTTCTGCCGATGGTGATGCCGCACAAAATGACCGCACCCGACCCGATGAAGGCCCCGTCCTCGACGAAGGTCGGAAGGACCTCCCAGTCATCCTCCGTCTGAAGCAGACCGTCCTCGTTCGTGGCCCTCGGCAGCAGCGTGTTCGTGAACATGACCCCATGCCCGACGAAGACGCCGGCGCCTATCTGCACGCC
The Candidatus Effluviviaceae Genus V sp. genome window above contains:
- a CDS encoding N-acetyltransferase; amino-acid sequence: MREFCRISDDVELGEGVEIYGFVNLYGCTIGDGTRLGAFVEVQKNATIGPRCKISSHSFVCEGVQIGAGVFVGHGVMFTNTLLPRATNEDGLLQTEDDWEVLPTFVEDGAFIGSGAVILCGITIGRNAGIGAGAVVTRDVPPGELWVGNPARFLKKITE
- a CDS encoding glycosyltransferase — protein: MRQEDDIRERRPATEGVYENARVLLMFPFHNEGPKLRLWADRLLLPVADHVIGVNDGSTDDGPEYLRELGIHVLDQPQSGIGASIKRCVAYARENDFDVLVVMAGNGKDDPAEVPRLVEALLAGADYVQGSRFLPGGSSPNLPLFRLVAIKVLSFLFTLWMRRRCTDLTNGFRAYRLAMLDDPRIDIGQDWLDGYEYEYYVHWKAYELRYTVAEVPVTKRYPDERKVEYTKIRLVRDWWQLLRPFVLLGLRIRK